One Streptomyces umbrinus genomic window, GGCACGTACGGCCGGCTCCGTACGGTCGTCAAGGTGCCAGGCCGCGAACAGCTGTGGCTGGCGACCACCAACGCCGACGCCAACGGAGGCGAGCCGGACGGCGCGGACCGCGTCCTGCGGGTGACTCTGGGCTGACCGCCGAGGCCGGTCCGGAGAGGTGACGGCTCCTCGGACCGGTCCGGTCGGCCGGTCAGTCCGGCGCGTGCGATTCGGGTGGGCCCGCCGGGCGCGCGATCAGTCGTTCAGCGGACGCGGCTCTCGAAGCACTCCTTCTTGCCGTCCGCACTGCCGTCCGGCGCCGGACGGAAGCAGGCCCGTACGACCTGGCCGGAGCGGGCGGTGGTCATCGGGGTGTAGACGTACGCTTCCGCGTCGGCCTCGTCCTCGACCTCGGCGGAACGGGGGCGGCCGTCCGCGGTCACCTCCAGCCGGTCGCCGATCCGCGTCCCCCACATCCGGGCCCAACTGGTCCCGCACGGCTGGCTGTGGCGCAGTTCCAGCATCGCTCCCGAGGCGGTGCGGTGCGAGGCGAGGGTCTGCGGCCCGACCCCGCACTTCATGTCCATCGGGTTCCTGCCCTCGCACGCCGCTCCCCGGCAGCGTGGCCCGGTGGCTGACGGGGAGGCGGAGGGGGACGGGTATGGCGCGTCCTTGCCCAGGACGAGGAAGAGAGTGATCGCCACACCGCCGACGACCACGGCACACACCGACGCGAGCACCGCCACGGCCGCGCCCCTGTGCCCTGAGCGCGTGTCATCCCGCGCGGCCGGAGCGGACGCCTCGGACGGGACCGGTTCCGGAGCTGTCGACGGCGTCTCCGCAGGCGCATCCGTACGCCGTGCCTGTGCCGCGCGCCCGCTCCACTCCGACTCCGCGATCTCCCACAGCGCCAGACATCGCCCCTCCGGTTCGGAGGCGAGCCGGCACAGTTCCCGCACCGCGTCGCGCGGCGGCACGCTCTTGCCGTTGAGATAGCGCTCCCAGGACGACTTGCTGAACGCGGTCCGTTCCGCCAGGCCCGCCATGCTCAGACCGGTACGTGTCCGCAGGTCCCGCAGCGCTGCCGCCAGTCGTGCACGTTCCGGCGACGGCGTCGTGCGCGTCATCGCCGTAGCGCTCCCCAGGTGTGCCGGCCGATGATGCCGTCCACGACGAGGCCCGCCTGCTTCTGCAACTGCTCGACCGCGCTCTTGGTGTGCGGACCGAAGATCCCGTCCACGACCCCCGGGGCGAAGCCCGCCCTGCGCAGCAGACACTGCGCCTCGGCCACCTCAGGACCGGCGAGGCCCTCCGCCAGGACGGCGTCCCGGGTACGGCTGTTGCCCGCGTACCAGCGGCCGTCGATCCGTTCCACCTCGCAGGCGTACGTACGTGGCCCCGACGGCGACGGTGACGCCGACACGGACGAGCCGGCCGAGCCGAGAGGAGTGGCCGACGCCCTGCTGTCGCCGTCCGAGAGCCGTACGGCCAGCAGGACCGCCGAGGAGACGGCCAGCACCAGCGCCACGGACCCCGCCACCAGCGCGACGCGCAGCGAACGGCCGTGCCGCGTCTCCTCGTCGGGGGCCGACAGGTTGTACGGCCCGGTGTCATCGGCTCCGGCTGCCTGAAGCGCCCCAGCAACGTCAACCGTGTGAGCCGCACCAGCCGTGCCAGTTGCTTCGGATGCTTCCGGCGCTTCCGGTGCCGGCGTGCCCGTGCGTCCGTCTCCCCAGGCCTCGGCGGCGACCTCGTGCAACGCGAGCAGCCGGGTCGGATCGTCACCGCCGATCCGGGCCATCGCCTCGACGGCCTCCCGGGGCGGCAGCGACCGCCCGCCCAGGTACCGCTCCCACGACGACGCGCTGTACCCCGTCTTCGCCGCCAACTGCCGCAGGCTCAGACCGCTGTGGTCCTTGAGCCGGCGTAGACGCACCACCAACTGCCGTACACGCGGATCCAGTTCTCCGGGCAGCACTTTCCAACGCGACATGTTCCCCCCACTCGCGTTCGCGGACCGAGGTCAGCGGTCCGATTTTCCCGCGCATTCTGCATCAGCTTTCACGATGTGCCCCATACACCGGTTCCGCCTCCGTACCGAATCGGCCATCGTCCGCCACGGCGGCCCGGCCGGAACCGTCCCGCGGGTTCGTTCCAGTGAATGAGGTCCTCGCAGGTCAGCGGGTGGGACGTCCCGCGATGACGTCACTTTCCCGGCGGTCGTGGCGCGGCACACCGCCCGCCACACAGTCTGATTGCCGAGCCGACCACACGGTTGGCCCCGCCCACCGAGGGCACAGAGGGAACCGAAGCATCGGAGGGGAAAGTATGCGAGCTCTGACGAGGACGATCGTCAGTGTCACCGCCGCAGTCGGGATCGCCGCGGGCGGCCTGGCGGGCTCGGGCGCCGCCTTCGCGGACTCCGCACCGGCCGCGAAGCCGGCGGTGAGCGCCCAGGACGTCACCGTCC contains:
- a CDS encoding helix-turn-helix domain-containing protein gives rise to the protein MTRTTPSPERARLAAALRDLRTRTGLSMAGLAERTAFSKSSWERYLNGKSVPPRDAVRELCRLASEPEGRCLALWEIAESEWSGRAAQARRTDAPAETPSTAPEPVPSEASAPAARDDTRSGHRGAAVAVLASVCAVVVGGVAITLFLVLGKDAPYPSPSASPSATGPRCRGAACEGRNPMDMKCGVGPQTLASHRTASGAMLELRHSQPCGTSWARMWGTRIGDRLEVTADGRPRSAEVEDEADAEAYVYTPMTTARSGQVVRACFRPAPDGSADGKKECFESRVR
- a CDS encoding peptidoglycan-binding protein, translating into MSRWKVLPGELDPRVRQLVVRLRRLKDHSGLSLRQLAAKTGYSASSWERYLGGRSLPPREAVEAMARIGGDDPTRLLALHEVAAEAWGDGRTGTPAPEAPEASEATGTAGAAHTVDVAGALQAAGADDTGPYNLSAPDEETRHGRSLRVALVAGSVALVLAVSSAVLLAVRLSDGDSRASATPLGSAGSSVSASPSPSGPRTYACEVERIDGRWYAGNSRTRDAVLAEGLAGPEVAEAQCLLRRAGFAPGVVDGIFGPHTKSAVEQLQKQAGLVVDGIIGRHTWGALRR